Proteins from one Impatiens glandulifera chromosome 2, dImpGla2.1, whole genome shotgun sequence genomic window:
- the LOC124924033 gene encoding 5'-3' exoribonuclease 3-like isoform X1, whose product MGVPAFYRWLAEKYPMVVVDVIEEEPVEIEGIKIPIDTSKPNPNNLEYDNLYLDMNGIIHPCFHPEDRPAPVTFDEVFECIFDYIDRIFAMVRPRKLLYMAIDGVAPRAKMNQQRSRRFRAAKDAADAAAEEDRLREEFEKEGRTLPSKLKSELIDSNVITPGTGFMAVLSVALQYYVHLRLNNDPGWKSTKVILSDANVPGEGEHKIMSYIRLQRNLPGFDPNTRHCLYGLDADLIMLALATHEVHFSVLREVVFIPGQQDKCFLCGQMGHMAANCEGKAKRKAGEFDEKESAEIIPKKPFQFVHIWTLREYLEYEMRIPNPPFDIDLERIIDDFIFMCFFVGNDFLPHMPTLEIREGAINLLLSVYKKEFRSLNGYLTDGSKPNLSRVEHFIQAVGSFEDKIFQKRARLHLRQADRIKRDKASAKARANRGDDAEPQFQPEDLVPVARFHGSRLASGHAASPYEQSSASVRTESSTGKITDGASEHEIKKQHLESHARPQKASRLSSGATIGAAIVEVENSLETDIHENKEEFKTKLKEIIREKSDLFNSENPEEDKIKLGDPGWKERYYEDKFSAHTLDELEDIRRDVVLKYTEGLCWVMHYYYEGVCSWQWFYPYHYAPFASDLKGLGELNICFELGTPFKPFNQLLGVFPAASSHALPEQYRELMTSPNSPIIDFYPIDFDVDMNGKRFAWQGIAKLPFIDEVRLLTEVAKVEHTLTEEESRRNSVMFDMLFVALSHPLSPYIFSLDARCKQLTQKERMEIQEQIDPRASDGMNGYISLCAGEPCPPIFRSPVEGMEDIMDNQVICAIYKLPELHVHIARPPPGVIFPKKTVSFEDLKPPPALWHEDSGRRPWENGRKDGPGSFSGRQLGDAAHRLVKNNLQTRQGNRDGYNSQQPYGYAQPHSNYDDNRRMYHQEPHNNRHDHRHHYQNNNNNYNYNQSYEPQDPYYAPHPPPPRRESYDPSRREYPVQGYGDGNYHNNRPMYEAHPRQTDPNAYQQYGGYNNNSNHPPGTYQPYGGPQQQQRDAGYGSGRGYGRPQNNNSNQFSAFDRRPPSSSSSRYGR is encoded by the exons ATGGGAGTTCCTGCTTTTTATAGGTGGTTGGCGGAGAAATATCCGATGGTTGTGGTGGACGTGATCGAGGAAGAGCCGGTTGAAATTGAGGGAATTAAGATTCCTATCGATACCAGCAAGCCTAATCCTAACAACCTCGAGTATGATAATTTGTATCTGGACATGAATGGGATTATTCATCCCTGTTTTCACCCTGAGGACCGG CCTGCTCCCGTCACTTTTGATGAGGTTTTTGAGTGCATATTTGATTACATTGATAGAATTTTTGCCATGGTGCGTCCGAGAAAGCTCCTATACATGGCTATTG ATGGAGTAGCACCAAGAGCAAAAATGAACCAACAAAGATCAAGGCGTTTTAGAGCTGCGAAAGATGCAGCTGACGCT GCAGCTGAAGAAGATAGGTTAAGGGAGGAGTTTGAGAAGGAAGGTAGGACGCTTCCTTCGAAGCTGAAATCAGAACTCATAGATTCAAATGTTATCACCCCTGGAACTGGATTTATGGCTGTTTTATCAGTAGCCCTGCAGTACTATGTTCATCTTAGGCTGAATAATGACCCTGGATGGAAGTCCACTAAG GTTATACTTTCTGATGCAAATGTTCCTGGTGAAGGAGAACATAAGATCATGTCTTATATTCGTTTGCAGAGAAACCTTCCTGGCTTTGATCCAAATACACGACACTGTTTGTATGGTCTG GATGCAGATCTAATAATGTTAGCATTGGCTACTCATGAAGTTCATTTTTCAGTTCTAAGAGAG GTTGTATTTATTCCTGGACAACAAGACAAATGTTTCCTTTGTGGTCAAATGGGTCATATGGCTGCTAATTGTGAGGGTAAGGCAAAGAGAAAGGCTGGTGAATTTGACGAGAAGGAAAGTGCGGAAATTATACCAAAGAAACCTTTCCAG TTTGTCCACATCTGGACCCTTAGAGAATATTTGGAATATGAGATGAGAATTCCCAATCCTCCTTTTGATATTGATCTAGAGCGCATTATTGATGACTTCATCTTCATGTGTTTCTTTGTTGGGAATGACTTTTTGCCCCATATGCCAACATTGGAGATTCGGGAG GGTGCAATCAACTTGCTTCTTTCTGTATATAAGAAAGAATTTAGGTCATTGAATGGATATCTCACTGATGGAAGCAAG CCCAATTTAAGCAGAGTAGAGCATTTCATTCAGGCAGTGGGTTCATTTGAGGACAAGATTTTTCAGAAAAGAGCTCGATTGCATCTG aggCAAGCTGATAGGATCAAACGTGACAAAGCAAGTGCCAAAGCACGTGCAAACAGAGGGGATGATGCAGAACCTCAGTTTCAACCTGAGGATCTTGTTCCTGTTGCTAGGTTTCATGGTTCTCGTCTTGCTTCAGGGCATGCCGCGTCACCATATGAACAGAGTTCTGCGTCTGTTAGAACTGAAAGCAGCACTGGGAAAATCACTGATGGTGCATCAGAACATGAGATAAAAAAACAACACTTAGAGTCTCATGCCAGGCCTCAAAAAGCTTCTCGTTTGTCTTCTGGAGCTACAATAGGCGCTGCTATTGTGGAAGTAGAGAACAGTCTTGAAACAGAT ATTCATGAAAACAAAGAAGAATTCAAGACAAAGCTGAAGGAGATAATTCGTGAAAAGTCAGACTTATTTAACTCTGAGAATCCAGAAGAAGACAAG ATAAAATTAGGAGATCCAGGGTGGAAAGAGAGATACTACGAGGACAAATTTTCAGCACATACTTTGGATGAACTAGAAGATATTCGCAGGGATGTT GTTTTGAAGTACACTGAAGGCCTGTGTTGGGTTATGCACTATTACTATGAAGGGGTTTGTTCTTGGCAATG GTTTTACCCTTATCATTATGCACCATTTGCATCTGATCTTAAGGGTCTTGGAGAGTTGAATATATGTTTTGAACTAGGAACTCCCTTTAAACCATTCAATCAGCTTTTGGGTGTCTTCCCAGCTGCAAG TTCTCATGCACTTCCTGAGCAATATAGGGAACTGATGACTAGTCCAAACTCAcctattattgatttttatccTATTG ATTTTGATGTTGACATGAATGGCAAGCGGTTTGCTTGGCAG GGTATTGCCAAATTACCTTTTATTGATGAAGTTCGCCTTCTCACTGAAGTTGCCAAAGTGGAACATACTTTGACG GAGGAGGAGAGCCGAAGAAACAGTGTCATGTTCGACATGCTCTTTGTAGCATTATCTCACCCTCTTTCAccttatatattttctcttgaTGCTCGTTGCAAACAACTGACACAGAAAGAAAGAATGGAAATACAAGAGCAGATTGATCCAAGGGCCAG TGATGGGATGAATGGTTATATCTCCCTCTGTGCTGGAGAGCCCTGCCCACCTATTTTCAGGTCACCTGTTGAAGGGATGGAAGATATTATGGACAACCAAGTGAT ATGTGCAATATACAAACTTCCAGAATTACATGTACATATTGCTCGACCACCACCAGGTGTTATATTCCCGAAAAAG ACGGTTTCATTTGAAGATCTGAAACCTCCGCCTGCTTTATGGCATGAAGATTCCGGAAGGAGGCCATGGGAAAATGGCAG GAAAGATGGTCCCGGCTCTTTTTCTGGACGTCAACTAGGTGATGCTGCACATCGACTCGTAAAAAACAACTTACAAACGAGGCAAGGTAATAGAGACGGGTATAATAGCCAACAACCCTACGGTTATGCCCAACCCCACTCAAACTACGACGATAATAGGCGCATGTATCATCAGGAGCCTCATAATAATAGGCAtgatcatcgtcatcattatcaaaacaacaacaataattataattacaatcAATCTTACGAGCCTCAAGATCCATACTATGCCCCCCATCCTCCTCCCCCCCGACGTGAATCGTATGATCCAAGCAGAAGAGAATATCCTGTACAAGGTTACGGAGATGGGAACTATCACAATAACCGCCCTATGTACGAAGCTCATCCTCGTCAAACTGACCCAAATGCTTATCAACAATATGGgggatataataataatagtaaccACCCTCCTGGTACTTACCAGCCGTATGGAGGACCTCAACAACAACAAAGGGATGCTGGTTATGGATCGGGGAGAGGATATGGTCGGCCACAAAACAACAACAGCAACCAGTTCTCGGCATTTGATAGAAGGCCTCCGTCTTCGTCCTCATCAAGGTATGGTCGCTAG
- the LOC124924033 gene encoding 5'-3' exoribonuclease 3-like isoform X2 produces MAVLSVALQYYVHLRLNNDPGWKSTKVILSDANVPGEGEHKIMSYIRLQRNLPGFDPNTRHCLYGLDADLIMLALATHEVHFSVLREVVFIPGQQDKCFLCGQMGHMAANCEGKAKRKAGEFDEKESAEIIPKKPFQFVHIWTLREYLEYEMRIPNPPFDIDLERIIDDFIFMCFFVGNDFLPHMPTLEIREGAINLLLSVYKKEFRSLNGYLTDGSKPNLSRVEHFIQAVGSFEDKIFQKRARLHLRQADRIKRDKASAKARANRGDDAEPQFQPEDLVPVARFHGSRLASGHAASPYEQSSASVRTESSTGKITDGASEHEIKKQHLESHARPQKASRLSSGATIGAAIVEVENSLETDIHENKEEFKTKLKEIIREKSDLFNSENPEEDKVKLGDPGWKERYYEDKFSAHTLDELEDIRRDVVLKYTEGLCWVMHYYYEGVCSWQWFYPYHYAPFASDLKGLGELNICFELGTPFKPFNQLLGVFPAASSHALPEQYRELMTSPNSPIIDFYPIDFDVDMNGKRFAWQGIAKLPFIDEVRLLTEVAKVEHTLTEEESRRNSVMFDMLFVALSHPLSPYIFSLDARCKQLTQKERMEIQEQIDPRASDGMNGYISLCAGEPCPPIFRSPVEGMEDIMDNQVICAIYKLPELHVHIARPPPGVIFPKKTVSFEDLKPPPALWHEDSGRRPWENGRKDGPGSFSGRQLGDAAHRLVKNNLQTRQGNRDGYNSQQPYGYAQPHSNYDDNRRMYHQEPHNNRHDHRHHYQNNNNNYNYNQSYEPQDPYYAPHPPPPRRESYDPSRREYPVQGYGDGNYHNNRPMYEAHPRQTDPNAYQQYGGYNNNSNHPPGTYQPYGGPQQQQRDAGYGSGRGYGRPQNNNSNQFSAFDRRPPSSSSSRYGR; encoded by the exons ATGGCTGTTTTATCAGTAGCCCTGCAGTACTATGTTCATCTTAGGCTGAATAATGACCCTGGATGGAAGTCCACTAAG GTTATACTTTCTGATGCAAATGTTCCTGGTGAAGGAGAACATAAGATCATGTCTTATATTCGTTTGCAGAGAAACCTTCCTGGCTTTGATCCAAATACACGACACTGTTTGTATGGTCTG GATGCAGATCTAATAATGTTAGCATTGGCTACTCATGAAGTTCATTTTTCAGTTCTAAGAGAG GTTGTATTTATTCCTGGACAACAAGACAAATGTTTCCTTTGTGGTCAAATGGGTCATATGGCTGCTAATTGTGAGGGTAAGGCAAAGAGAAAGGCTGGTGAATTTGACGAGAAGGAAAGTGCGGAAATTATACCAAAGAAACCTTTCCAG TTTGTCCACATCTGGACCCTTAGAGAATATTTGGAATATGAGATGAGAATTCCCAATCCTCCTTTTGATATTGATCTAGAGCGCATTATTGATGACTTCATCTTCATGTGTTTCTTTGTTGGGAATGACTTTTTGCCCCATATGCCAACATTGGAGATTCGGGAG GGTGCAATCAACTTGCTTCTTTCTGTATATAAGAAAGAATTTAGGTCATTGAATGGATATCTCACTGATGGAAGCAAG CCCAATTTAAGCAGAGTAGAGCATTTCATTCAGGCAGTGGGTTCATTTGAGGACAAGATTTTTCAGAAAAGAGCTCGATTGCATCTG aggCAAGCTGATAGGATCAAACGTGACAAAGCAAGTGCCAAAGCACGTGCAAACAGAGGGGATGATGCAGAACCTCAGTTTCAACCTGAGGATCTTGTTCCTGTTGCTAGGTTTCATGGTTCTCGTCTTGCTTCAGGGCATGCCGCGTCACCATATGAACAGAGTTCTGCGTCTGTTAGAACTGAAAGCAGCACTGGGAAAATCACTGATGGTGCATCAGAACATGAGATAAAAAAACAACACTTAGAGTCTCATGCCAGGCCTCAAAAAGCTTCTCGTTTGTCTTCTGGAGCTACAATAGGCGCTGCTATTGTGGAAGTAGAGAACAGTCTTGAAACAGAT ATTCATGAAAACAAAGAAGAATTCAAGACAAAGCTGAAGGAGATAATTCGTGAAAAGTCAGACTTATTTAACTCTGAGAATCCAGAAGAAGACAAGGTC AAATTAGGAGATCCAGGGTGGAAAGAGAGATACTACGAGGACAAATTTTCAGCACATACTTTGGATGAACTAGAAGATATTCGCAGGGATGTT GTTTTGAAGTACACTGAAGGCCTGTGTTGGGTTATGCACTATTACTATGAAGGGGTTTGTTCTTGGCAATG GTTTTACCCTTATCATTATGCACCATTTGCATCTGATCTTAAGGGTCTTGGAGAGTTGAATATATGTTTTGAACTAGGAACTCCCTTTAAACCATTCAATCAGCTTTTGGGTGTCTTCCCAGCTGCAAG TTCTCATGCACTTCCTGAGCAATATAGGGAACTGATGACTAGTCCAAACTCAcctattattgatttttatccTATTG ATTTTGATGTTGACATGAATGGCAAGCGGTTTGCTTGGCAG GGTATTGCCAAATTACCTTTTATTGATGAAGTTCGCCTTCTCACTGAAGTTGCCAAAGTGGAACATACTTTGACG GAGGAGGAGAGCCGAAGAAACAGTGTCATGTTCGACATGCTCTTTGTAGCATTATCTCACCCTCTTTCAccttatatattttctcttgaTGCTCGTTGCAAACAACTGACACAGAAAGAAAGAATGGAAATACAAGAGCAGATTGATCCAAGGGCCAG TGATGGGATGAATGGTTATATCTCCCTCTGTGCTGGAGAGCCCTGCCCACCTATTTTCAGGTCACCTGTTGAAGGGATGGAAGATATTATGGACAACCAAGTGAT ATGTGCAATATACAAACTTCCAGAATTACATGTACATATTGCTCGACCACCACCAGGTGTTATATTCCCGAAAAAG ACGGTTTCATTTGAAGATCTGAAACCTCCGCCTGCTTTATGGCATGAAGATTCCGGAAGGAGGCCATGGGAAAATGGCAG GAAAGATGGTCCCGGCTCTTTTTCTGGACGTCAACTAGGTGATGCTGCACATCGACTCGTAAAAAACAACTTACAAACGAGGCAAGGTAATAGAGACGGGTATAATAGCCAACAACCCTACGGTTATGCCCAACCCCACTCAAACTACGACGATAATAGGCGCATGTATCATCAGGAGCCTCATAATAATAGGCAtgatcatcgtcatcattatcaaaacaacaacaataattataattacaatcAATCTTACGAGCCTCAAGATCCATACTATGCCCCCCATCCTCCTCCCCCCCGACGTGAATCGTATGATCCAAGCAGAAGAGAATATCCTGTACAAGGTTACGGAGATGGGAACTATCACAATAACCGCCCTATGTACGAAGCTCATCCTCGTCAAACTGACCCAAATGCTTATCAACAATATGGgggatataataataatagtaaccACCCTCCTGGTACTTACCAGCCGTATGGAGGACCTCAACAACAACAAAGGGATGCTGGTTATGGATCGGGGAGAGGATATGGTCGGCCACAAAACAACAACAGCAACCAGTTCTCGGCATTTGATAGAAGGCCTCCGTCTTCGTCCTCATCAAGGTATGGTCGCTAG
- the LOC124925591 gene encoding L10-interacting MYB domain-containing protein-like isoform X2: MPFDGLPFTAIMDSQMDTELSKQERSRTRWTPALDKIFADLVVEKIQQTNRPNSVFDKKAWTRIRDEFNARTDLNFNNKQLRKHLDVLRVRYDSVKSSLVRNSFTMEEACSVGFDLWDDLGAQTKQVTTTKIKDCPIYEQLCVIFSDSGTDGKYAQSSHFEELEVLANGDSGQENGTPIPKNPHEAGKPCSVQSIVKIINDRKRKHSSENGYSSEQIRKDEENRDSMAKAMMEMVSASKSLAGAKANKRENRFTITNCVKSLDEMDGVDLPLYYSALNLFEDSNLRESFLSLNGNQMRLSWLRGKFYSLYL, encoded by the exons ATGCCGTTCGACGGTCTTCCTTTCACAG CAATCATGGATTCACAGATGGATACCGAATTATCCAAGCAAGAGAGATCTAGAACTAGATGGACACCAGCCCTCGATAAAATATTTGCAGATTTGGTGGTCGAGAAAATTCAACAGACCAACAGGCCAAACAGCGTTTTCGACAAGAAAGCATGGACACGCATTCGCGACGAGTTCAACGCGAGAACCGATCTCAATTTCAATAACAAACAGTTGAGGAAACATCTGGACGTTCTTCGTGTACGCTATGACAGCGTGAAATCTTCGTTAGTCAGGAATAGCTTTACTATGGAGGAGGCTTGCTCCGTCGGTTTTGACTTATGGGATGATCTAGgg GCCCAAACAAAACAAGTGACAACAACCAAGATCAAGGACTGTCCCATTTATGAGCAACTATGTGTCATATTTTCAGATTCTGGTACAGATGGAAAGTACGCCCAATCAAGTCATTTTGAGGAATTGGAAGTTCTTGCTAATGGAGACTCTGGTCAAGAAAATGGAACTCCGATTCCGAAGAATCCTCATGAGGCGGGTAAGCCTTGTTCTGTTCAAAGTATCGTGAAGATAATAAATGATCGTAAAAGGAAACATTCGTCGGAGAACGGTTACTCCTCTGAGCAGATAAGAAAGGACGAAGAGAATCGCGACTCGATGGCTAAGGCTATGATGGAGATGGTTTCTGCATCAAAATCTTTGGCGGGTGCGAAGGCTAACAAACGTGAAAATAGATTCACGATAACCAACTGCGTGAAATCATTGGATGAGATGGATGGAGTTGATCTTCCTCTTTACTATTCTGCTCTGAATCTGTTTGAGGACTCTAATCTTAGAGAGTCATTTCTTTCTCTCAATGGAAACCAGATGAGGTTAAGTTGGCTTCGTGGTAAGTTCTATTCACTTTACCTATGA
- the LOC124925591 gene encoding L10-interacting MYB domain-containing protein-like isoform X1 encodes MPFDGLPFTVAIMDSQMDTELSKQERSRTRWTPALDKIFADLVVEKIQQTNRPNSVFDKKAWTRIRDEFNARTDLNFNNKQLRKHLDVLRVRYDSVKSSLVRNSFTMEEACSVGFDLWDDLGAQTKQVTTTKIKDCPIYEQLCVIFSDSGTDGKYAQSSHFEELEVLANGDSGQENGTPIPKNPHEAGKPCSVQSIVKIINDRKRKHSSENGYSSEQIRKDEENRDSMAKAMMEMVSASKSLAGAKANKRENRFTITNCVKSLDEMDGVDLPLYYSALNLFEDSNLRESFLSLNGNQMRLSWLRGKFYSLYL; translated from the exons ATGCCGTTCGACGGTCTTCCTTTCACAG TAGCAATCATGGATTCACAGATGGATACCGAATTATCCAAGCAAGAGAGATCTAGAACTAGATGGACACCAGCCCTCGATAAAATATTTGCAGATTTGGTGGTCGAGAAAATTCAACAGACCAACAGGCCAAACAGCGTTTTCGACAAGAAAGCATGGACACGCATTCGCGACGAGTTCAACGCGAGAACCGATCTCAATTTCAATAACAAACAGTTGAGGAAACATCTGGACGTTCTTCGTGTACGCTATGACAGCGTGAAATCTTCGTTAGTCAGGAATAGCTTTACTATGGAGGAGGCTTGCTCCGTCGGTTTTGACTTATGGGATGATCTAGgg GCCCAAACAAAACAAGTGACAACAACCAAGATCAAGGACTGTCCCATTTATGAGCAACTATGTGTCATATTTTCAGATTCTGGTACAGATGGAAAGTACGCCCAATCAAGTCATTTTGAGGAATTGGAAGTTCTTGCTAATGGAGACTCTGGTCAAGAAAATGGAACTCCGATTCCGAAGAATCCTCATGAGGCGGGTAAGCCTTGTTCTGTTCAAAGTATCGTGAAGATAATAAATGATCGTAAAAGGAAACATTCGTCGGAGAACGGTTACTCCTCTGAGCAGATAAGAAAGGACGAAGAGAATCGCGACTCGATGGCTAAGGCTATGATGGAGATGGTTTCTGCATCAAAATCTTTGGCGGGTGCGAAGGCTAACAAACGTGAAAATAGATTCACGATAACCAACTGCGTGAAATCATTGGATGAGATGGATGGAGTTGATCTTCCTCTTTACTATTCTGCTCTGAATCTGTTTGAGGACTCTAATCTTAGAGAGTCATTTCTTTCTCTCAATGGAAACCAGATGAGGTTAAGTTGGCTTCGTGGTAAGTTCTATTCACTTTACCTATGA